A part of Geothrix oryzae genomic DNA contains:
- a CDS encoding serine/threonine protein kinase has protein sequence MAPMRIRPGLTLDGFLIGERLHRGGMAELWTASRPDLGFPLLVKLPVLSEGVDPAAIVGFEMERMILPRLAGLHVPRFIAQGDAGLQPYLVMERIPGPSLLPRLEHLPLPWEEVAALGTRIAVALDDLHRQHVIHLDVKPSNLLTRPTGDLVLVDFGLSHHDELPDLMGEEFRLPYGTAPYMAPEQVLGLRRDPRSDQFALGVLMYFFLTGVRPFGDPQRLSGLKRRLWRDPVPPRRLRPDCPAWLQEVILRCLEVHPAWRYPTAAHLALALQHPDQITLTARSEKLKQDPFATVLRRRFADHQLAIPKAKTPVRHDGDAPILAVAIDLSPEAAPIAETLRTMVTRMLPALPGARVACLNVLKQGRITLDQTLDDQGRNIHLQRLAELRSWATPLELEDGRISFHVLESTDPAAAILQYVNANLVDHLLIGARASSLRRTLLGSVSSQVAAQAPCTVTVARSRRLRRTDPGPEAEEKPDVPWTVG, from the coding sequence ATGGCGCCCATGCGGATCAGGCCCGGCCTCACCCTGGATGGCTTCCTCATCGGGGAGCGCCTCCATCGGGGCGGCATGGCGGAGCTCTGGACCGCATCCCGGCCCGACCTGGGCTTCCCCTTGCTGGTGAAGCTGCCCGTACTCAGCGAAGGCGTGGATCCCGCCGCCATCGTCGGCTTCGAGATGGAGCGGATGATTCTTCCGCGGCTAGCGGGCCTCCATGTGCCCCGCTTCATCGCCCAAGGCGATGCCGGGCTCCAGCCCTACCTCGTCATGGAGCGGATTCCCGGCCCCTCGCTGCTGCCCAGGCTGGAGCACCTGCCCCTGCCCTGGGAAGAGGTCGCGGCCCTGGGCACCCGCATCGCCGTGGCCCTGGACGACCTCCACCGGCAGCATGTCATCCACCTCGATGTGAAGCCCTCCAACCTGCTCACCCGCCCCACGGGCGACCTGGTGCTGGTGGACTTCGGCCTCTCCCACCACGACGAATTGCCGGACCTGATGGGCGAAGAGTTCCGCCTCCCGTACGGCACCGCGCCCTACATGGCCCCGGAGCAGGTGCTGGGTCTGCGCCGGGATCCCCGGAGCGACCAGTTCGCCCTGGGCGTGCTGATGTATTTCTTCCTGACCGGCGTGCGCCCCTTCGGAGACCCGCAGCGCCTCTCCGGCCTGAAGCGACGGCTGTGGCGCGACCCCGTCCCGCCGCGCCGATTGCGCCCGGACTGCCCCGCCTGGCTGCAGGAGGTCATCCTGCGCTGTCTCGAAGTGCACCCGGCCTGGCGCTATCCCACGGCCGCCCACCTTGCCCTGGCCCTGCAGCACCCCGATCAGATCACCCTGACCGCCCGCTCGGAAAAGCTGAAGCAGGATCCCTTCGCCACGGTCCTCCGGCGCCGCTTCGCGGACCACCAGCTCGCCATCCCCAAGGCCAAGACGCCGGTGCGGCACGACGGAGACGCGCCGATCCTCGCTGTGGCCATCGACCTGTCCCCCGAGGCCGCCCCCATCGCCGAGACGCTCCGCACCATGGTGACCCGCATGCTCCCCGCCCTGCCCGGCGCGCGCGTGGCCTGCCTGAATGTGCTCAAGCAGGGCCGGATCACGCTGGATCAGACCCTGGACGACCAGGGCCGGAACATCCACCTGCAGCGCCTGGCCGAGCTCCGGAGCTGGGCCACGCCACTGGAACTGGAGGACGGCCGCATCAGCTTCCATGTGCTGGAATCGACGGATCCCGCGGCCGCCATCCTGCAGTATGTGAACGCCAACCTCGTCGATCACCTGCTGATCGGCGCCCGCGCCAGCTCCCTGCGGCGCACGCTGCTCGGCAGCGTCTCCAGCCAGGTGGCGGCCCAGGCGCCCTGCACCGTGACGGTGGCCCGCTCCCGCCGTTTGCGGAGAACGGATCCCGGCCCGGAGGCCGAGGAGAAGCCCGATGTCCCCTGGACCGTGGGATGA